From the Myxococcales bacterium genome, one window contains:
- a CDS encoding cytochrome P450 produces MGDAELTLENIDIVSNETFARDGYPHEAWTLLRREAPVFRYDRGVKIPFWAITKHEDIVKISRQSHENINAPRLAVFPEFSPPTEEEREIRHLLLMDAPDHPIYRKITSSHFTPRSVRRLEASIEEITRETIDAIANGGEHSEFDFVTSVSAPVPLAVLADLLGVPREDWKLMFAWTNAIVGSSDPEYQDTGNTRHTADRARVQLFEYFWNMAEERRKQPREDISSVLANASIDGKDLPPRELLSYFFLLVVAGNETTRNAMSGGLLALIQNPEQLEKLRKDPTLIDTAVEEILRWTTPVIQFCRTATRDFELRGQTIRSGDSMCLFYPSANRDEEVFDQPFEFRVDRQPNHHLAFGIGEHFCLGANLARLELRILFRQLAERLIEVELTEPVERLQSSFLGGVKHMKIRTRFTSDAI; encoded by the coding sequence ATGGGAGACGCCGAGCTCACTCTCGAGAACATCGACATCGTCAGCAACGAAACGTTCGCTCGCGATGGATATCCCCACGAGGCCTGGACCCTCCTGCGCCGAGAGGCACCCGTCTTTCGCTATGACCGCGGCGTCAAGATTCCCTTCTGGGCCATCACCAAGCACGAAGACATCGTCAAGATCTCGCGCCAGTCCCATGAGAACATCAACGCACCTCGGCTCGCCGTGTTTCCCGAGTTCAGTCCGCCGACGGAAGAGGAACGGGAGATTCGACATCTGTTGCTCATGGATGCACCCGACCACCCCATTTACCGGAAGATCACCTCGTCGCACTTCACTCCACGATCGGTTCGCCGTCTTGAAGCGAGCATTGAAGAAATCACCCGGGAAACGATCGACGCCATCGCGAATGGTGGAGAGCACAGTGAATTCGATTTCGTAACATCGGTCTCCGCGCCAGTTCCCCTCGCAGTGCTGGCCGACCTGCTCGGTGTACCCCGTGAAGACTGGAAGCTGATGTTCGCCTGGACCAACGCGATTGTCGGTTCTTCCGACCCGGAGTATCAAGATACAGGGAACACGCGTCACACGGCGGATCGCGCCCGGGTGCAACTTTTCGAATACTTCTGGAACATGGCGGAAGAGCGGCGCAAGCAACCGCGGGAAGACATTTCAAGCGTGCTGGCCAACGCGAGCATCGACGGAAAGGATCTACCGCCGAGAGAATTGCTCTCCTACTTCTTCCTGCTGGTCGTGGCCGGAAACGAAACCACGCGAAATGCCATGAGCGGGGGGCTGCTCGCCCTGATCCAGAATCCCGAACAACTCGAGAAGCTGCGCAAGGATCCGACCTTGATCGACACTGCGGTAGAAGAGATCCTGCGCTGGACGACCCCGGTGATCCAGTTCTGCAGGACCGCAACCCGGGACTTCGAACTGCGGGGACAGACCATTCGTTCGGGAGATTCCATGTGTCTCTTCTACCCGTCTGCGAACCGCGACGAGGAAGTATTTGATCAACCCTTCGAGTTCCGGGTAGATCGACAACCCAATCACCACCTCGCATTCGGCATTGGAGAACACTTCTGCCTGGGCGCAAACCTCGCCCGACTCGAACTGCGAATCCTGTTTCGTCAACTGGCAGAACGCTTGATCGAAGTCGAACTCACCGAACCCGTCGAGCGCTTGCAGTCGAGTTTTCTCGGCGGTGTCAAGCACATGAAGATCCGGACCCGGTTCACGAGTGATGCCATTTAA
- a CDS encoding TIGR03621 family F420-dependent LLM class oxidoreductase: MKPFRFGVQAAQLPSDRWEDAARQIEALGYSTLFFPDHFGSQWDPMTALPAISTATETLNVGSLVYDIDYRHPVIYAKAAATLHVLSGGRFEFGIGAGWMETDYVEAGLHYDRAGVRISRLDEALQIIFSMWQNERTSFEGEHYTIREIAQAVALPEGQRPKVLIGGGGKRLLTLAGRYADIVGINPALPEGRVTSATPADSSPERIREKVSWVREGAIAAGRNPDDIELNSLTFVTAIVDDPSSVREAIAKSSGMTVEQVADCPLFLTGSASEIRDRLEKRREDTGISYTVIQAGDDALLETFAKEIVEPLTR, encoded by the coding sequence ATGAAACCATTCCGCTTTGGAGTCCAGGCCGCCCAACTCCCCAGTGATCGCTGGGAAGATGCAGCGCGCCAGATCGAGGCCCTCGGCTATTCGACGCTGTTCTTTCCCGACCACTTCGGCAGCCAGTGGGATCCGATGACGGCGCTTCCCGCCATCAGCACTGCGACCGAAACACTCAACGTGGGTTCCCTCGTCTACGACATCGACTACCGACACCCGGTCATCTATGCCAAGGCCGCCGCGACGCTCCACGTACTCTCAGGGGGACGCTTCGAATTCGGCATCGGCGCAGGTTGGATGGAGACCGACTACGTCGAAGCTGGCCTGCATTACGACCGTGCCGGGGTGCGAATCTCTCGGCTCGACGAGGCGCTGCAGATCATTTTTTCAATGTGGCAGAACGAACGGACGAGCTTTGAGGGGGAGCACTACACGATTCGCGAGATCGCCCAGGCAGTCGCGTTGCCCGAGGGCCAGCGCCCCAAGGTCCTGATCGGCGGCGGTGGGAAACGCTTGCTAACCCTGGCCGGCCGCTACGCCGACATTGTGGGCATCAACCCGGCGCTCCCCGAAGGTCGGGTCACTAGCGCGACGCCGGCAGATTCTTCCCCCGAGCGCATCCGCGAAAAAGTCTCCTGGGTCCGCGAAGGGGCCATCGCAGCGGGACGAAACCCCGACGACATCGAACTCAATTCGCTGACCTTCGTGACTGCGATCGTGGATGACCCTTCGAGCGTTCGCGAGGCGATCGCCAAGTCGAGCGGGATGACGGTCGAGCAGGTTGCGGATTGCCCCCTGTTCCTGACGGGCTCGGCCAGTGAGATTCGCGATCGGCTCGAAAAACGACGCGAGGACACGGGCATCAGCTACACGGTGATTCAGGCGGGGGACGATGCACTGCTCGAAACTTTCGCCAAGGAAATCGTCGAACCCCTGACCCGCTGA
- a CDS encoding DsbA family protein, whose translation MDVEIDFRPVRLRKLIEPPEGQEKPSRPPESGPRKRADYMASLLHWAELCGAEISPNAREFMKSDTSLSLRAALVAKDEGRFHEFHGPMYRARWAQPRDPADPGVVHSLLKDAGLDADAALARAESEELVTRLEIDTKEAIERGVFGVPTIFVEDKMFWGNDRFELVRHFLTKD comes from the coding sequence CTGGACGTCGAGATCGATTTTCGCCCCGTCCGGCTCCGCAAGCTGATCGAACCTCCCGAGGGCCAGGAAAAGCCCAGCCGGCCGCCAGAATCTGGGCCTCGCAAGCGCGCCGACTACATGGCGAGCCTGCTGCACTGGGCCGAGTTGTGTGGCGCCGAAATCTCACCGAATGCGCGCGAGTTCATGAAGAGCGACACCAGCCTGTCGTTGCGCGCGGCATTGGTGGCGAAGGACGAGGGACGCTTTCATGAGTTTCACGGCCCGATGTATCGCGCTCGCTGGGCACAGCCGAGAGATCCCGCCGACCCGGGAGTGGTTCATTCGCTGCTCAAAGACGCCGGGCTCGATGCGGACGCTGCCCTGGCGCGTGCCGAGTCCGAGGAGTTGGTGACGCGTCTCGAGATCGACACCAAAGAGGCCATTGAACGGGGCGTATTCGGAGTCCCGACGATCTTTGTCGAAGACAAGATGTTCTGGGGCAACGATCGCTTTGAACTCGTTCGCCACTTTTTGACGAAGGACTGA
- a CDS encoding aldehyde dehydrogenase family protein produces MNQLPLSPLAPETRNLIDGELCHASNGNTFDNLNPTTGQILGQAADGTKDDMLRAVEVARRAFDETDWSVDPEFRSRCLRQLYEGLVEEKEQLRAIVVHEAGAPISLTPYMHVDDPIEMMSYWADLTASYEYEIRMPDVPFLGKPQGRLLRKEAAGVVGAITPWNVPLYLNIAKIGPALGAGCTLVLKPAPDTPWSATHIGKIVAEKTDIPAGVFNIVASSDHMTGEILSSDPRIDLVSFTGSTATGRRIMESAAPTVKSVFLELGGKSANIVLDDADLAAVLPGAAMTCVHAGQGCAITTRLLVPRARYDEAIEILIGAFENWNYGDPTNPANLQGPQISKRQQERVLRYIEIGKRDGARCVVGGGKPSGDLGDKGCFVEPTLFVDVDPDSTIAQEEIFGPVLCVIPYEDDDDAVRIANNSEYGLSGAVQTNDIERGIAVARRIRAGTLSVAGAQWFHPDTPFGGYKQSGVGRENGVMGFESMLETKVIAIPADSTVGK; encoded by the coding sequence ATCAATCAATTGCCCCTGTCCCCCCTCGCTCCCGAAACCCGAAATCTGATCGACGGTGAATTGTGTCACGCCAGCAACGGCAACACGTTCGATAATCTGAATCCGACCACAGGACAGATACTCGGGCAGGCCGCAGACGGCACCAAGGACGACATGCTCCGCGCGGTCGAAGTCGCGCGCCGCGCCTTCGACGAAACCGATTGGTCTGTCGACCCTGAATTTCGCAGCCGCTGCCTGCGACAACTCTATGAAGGGTTGGTCGAAGAGAAAGAACAGCTTCGCGCAATCGTCGTCCACGAGGCCGGCGCACCCATTTCCTTGACCCCCTACATGCACGTGGACGATCCGATCGAGATGATGTCCTACTGGGCAGATCTCACCGCCTCGTATGAGTACGAAATCCGCATGCCCGACGTGCCCTTCTTGGGCAAGCCCCAGGGCCGCTTGCTGCGCAAGGAGGCGGCCGGCGTAGTCGGGGCCATCACACCCTGGAACGTGCCGCTGTATCTCAATATCGCCAAGATCGGCCCGGCACTGGGAGCGGGCTGCACCCTCGTGCTCAAGCCGGCGCCCGACACACCGTGGTCGGCGACGCATATCGGCAAGATCGTCGCGGAGAAGACCGACATTCCCGCAGGCGTATTCAACATCGTCGCCTCCTCGGATCACATGACCGGCGAGATCCTGTCCTCGGATCCGCGCATCGATCTGGTGTCGTTTACGGGCTCGACCGCGACCGGGCGGCGCATTATGGAATCTGCCGCGCCCACGGTGAAGAGTGTGTTCCTCGAGCTGGGCGGCAAGTCCGCAAACATCGTGCTCGACGACGCCGACCTGGCAGCGGTACTTCCCGGGGCCGCCATGACGTGTGTCCATGCTGGACAGGGCTGCGCGATCACCACCCGCCTGCTGGTCCCCCGTGCTCGCTACGACGAAGCCATCGAGATCCTCATCGGGGCCTTTGAAAATTGGAACTACGGCGACCCCACCAACCCAGCCAATCTTCAAGGCCCCCAGATCAGCAAGCGTCAGCAAGAGCGGGTGCTGCGCTACATCGAAATAGGAAAGCGAGATGGAGCGCGCTGCGTGGTCGGGGGCGGCAAGCCGAGCGGTGACCTCGGAGACAAGGGGTGTTTTGTCGAACCGACTCTGTTCGTCGATGTAGATCCCGACTCGACGATCGCTCAGGAAGAAATCTTTGGCCCCGTGCTCTGCGTGATTCCCTACGAGGATGACGATGATGCCGTGCGCATCGCGAACAATTCCGAGTACGGGCTTTCGGGCGCCGTTCAGACAAATGACATCGAACGCGGGATCGCGGTAGCGCGCAGAATTCGCGCGGGAACCCTGTCGGTCGCGGGCGCTCAGTGGTTCCATCCCGACACGCCATTTGGCGGCTACAAGCAAAGTGGTGTAGGACGCGAAAACGGAGTGATGGGATTCGAAAGCATGCTCGAAACCAAGGTGATCGCCATCCCTGCAGACTCGACAGTGGGCAAGTGA
- a CDS encoding TetR/AcrR family transcriptional regulator, with product MSPRAKKPPPVRARRTHAERTAETRERVMAAVVEAISDIGFTRATAVEISRRAGVTWGAVQHHFGDKNGILKAVLEESFHRFAETLGQVPEGQGLEKRVALFVERSWIHFSSPLYRSTFEILLNLPDEIEPPWQREMLGEWHRIWSRYFPESDPSSQQTIEIMLYAVSVFSGLATTRMLEPKPARSRDRELEFLKETLVLQIERHRSA from the coding sequence TTGAGTCCGCGCGCAAAAAAGCCGCCGCCGGTGCGAGCGCGACGCACCCACGCCGAACGCACAGCGGAAACTCGCGAGCGAGTGATGGCCGCAGTGGTCGAGGCCATTTCTGATATCGGCTTCACGCGCGCGACTGCGGTCGAGATCTCCCGGCGAGCGGGGGTGACCTGGGGAGCGGTGCAACATCATTTCGGGGACAAAAACGGCATCTTGAAGGCGGTGCTGGAGGAATCCTTCCACCGCTTTGCGGAGACCCTCGGCCAGGTCCCCGAAGGCCAAGGTCTCGAAAAACGCGTGGCACTATTTGTCGAGCGGAGCTGGATCCACTTCTCCAGTCCGCTCTACCGATCGACCTTCGAGATCCTGCTCAATTTGCCCGACGAAATCGAACCGCCGTGGCAGCGAGAGATGTTGGGGGAATGGCATCGCATCTGGTCTCGCTATTTCCCCGAGAGTGATCCGTCGAGTCAGCAGACCATCGAGATCATGCTCTACGCGGTGTCGGTGTTCTCCGGCCTGGCGACGACCCGAATGCTCGAACCCAAGCCCGCGCGTTCCCGGGACCGCGAACTCGAATTCTTGAAGGAAACACTGGTTTTGCAGATCGAACGTCATCGGAGTGCTTGA
- a CDS encoding cytochrome P450 — translation MLSRSRPLIGHLGELRRDPIGLFQRVRDELGEIGEINFAGNRVVMMIGEEAQEAFFRGSDEQLDQAAAYPFMTPIFGKGVVFDGTPEQRKQAIRNQSLTAKFMKGHAETISGEVHRMIERLGDEGEIDLLDFFSELTIYTSSACLIGKEFREELTPEYFQAFYELEKGTDAIAYVNANLPLPAFRARDRARRRLVSLLTDVFERRRQNPNAKRELFDVLLTLEDEHGEPRYPIDKITGMFISLMFAGHHTTSGSAAWTLIELLKNPHIMKDVVSELDELYADGRDVSYQALREIPALEHSILEALRMHPPLIILMRKVMYDFHYKGFTIAAGKLVAVSPSISNRMPECFPDPDRYDPSRYEHWREEDKQNFAWIPFGAGHHRCVGSAFAMMQLKAIFSELLRHYDFELSQPHASYENDHSKMVVQLKQPCRARYRRRRTIAVASASRSQAKQEPLAPGAFRICVNMDLCQGHGVCVGEAPEIFEVEREDNKVVLKKRDHGEEQRARVELAVEHCPTRALSIETDD, via the coding sequence GTGCTGTCCCGTTCCCGACCGCTGATCGGCCATCTGGGCGAGTTGCGCCGCGATCCGATCGGATTGTTTCAACGGGTGCGCGACGAACTTGGAGAAATCGGAGAAATCAATTTCGCGGGCAACCGCGTGGTAATGATGATCGGAGAGGAGGCGCAAGAGGCCTTCTTCCGCGGAAGTGACGAACAACTCGATCAGGCGGCCGCCTATCCCTTCATGACCCCGATCTTTGGCAAGGGCGTGGTCTTCGACGGCACTCCCGAACAACGCAAGCAGGCGATTCGCAACCAGTCCCTCACCGCAAAATTCATGAAAGGGCACGCCGAGACGATCTCCGGCGAAGTCCATCGCATGATCGAGCGGCTCGGCGATGAAGGCGAGATCGACTTGCTCGACTTCTTTTCCGAACTCACGATCTACACCTCGAGCGCCTGCTTGATCGGCAAGGAGTTTCGGGAAGAGTTGACGCCGGAATACTTCCAGGCATTTTACGAGTTGGAGAAGGGAACCGACGCGATCGCATACGTGAACGCCAACCTTCCGCTACCAGCATTTCGCGCGAGAGACCGCGCGCGCCGGCGCCTGGTCAGTCTGCTCACCGATGTATTCGAGCGGCGACGTCAGAATCCAAACGCGAAACGCGAATTGTTCGATGTGCTGCTCACCCTCGAGGACGAGCACGGTGAGCCCCGATACCCGATCGACAAGATTACCGGCATGTTCATCTCACTCATGTTCGCGGGGCACCATACGACTTCGGGCAGCGCAGCCTGGACCCTGATCGAACTGCTCAAGAACCCTCACATCATGAAGGACGTCGTCAGCGAACTCGACGAACTCTACGCAGATGGGCGCGATGTGAGCTATCAGGCCCTGCGAGAGATCCCCGCCCTCGAACATTCGATCCTCGAAGCCCTGCGCATGCATCCTCCGCTGATCATCTTGATGCGAAAGGTGATGTACGACTTCCACTACAAAGGTTTCACGATCGCCGCTGGCAAACTCGTGGCCGTATCGCCTTCGATTTCGAATCGAATGCCCGAGTGCTTTCCCGACCCCGACCGCTACGACCCGAGCCGCTACGAGCACTGGCGCGAAGAAGACAAGCAGAACTTTGCCTGGATCCCCTTCGGCGCGGGCCACCACCGTTGTGTCGGATCGGCGTTCGCGATGATGCAGCTCAAGGCAATTTTCAGTGAGCTGTTGCGCCACTACGATTTTGAATTGTCCCAGCCGCACGCGAGCTACGAGAACGACCATTCGAAGATGGTGGTCCAGTTGAAACAACCGTGCCGGGCCCGCTACCGCCGGCGGCGAACGATCGCAGTTGCAAGCGCCAGTCGTTCGCAGGCCAAGCAAGAACCCCTGGCCCCCGGAGCCTTTCGGATCTGCGTCAATATGGACCTCTGTCAGGGCCACGGCGTCTGCGTGGGGGAAGCGCCCGAGATCTTCGAAGTCGAACGCGAAGACAACAAGGTCGTGCTGAAGAAACGTGATCACGGCGAAGAACAACGCGCGCGGGTTGAACTCGCCGTAGAGCATTGCCCCACACGCGCGTTGTCTATCGAAACAGATGATTGA
- a CDS encoding CoA transferase, translating to MSKDGSSQAAQGPCSGLRVLDFTTVISGPMCTQSLGDFGADVIKVESPSGDPSRHSGAPFREPGFSGFLSQFNRNKRSIVVDLKNELGRDMILDLLPQIDVVIENFRPSVMNRLGLGYEVMSRLNPSLIYVAISGFGSDGPYAELPAYDQVLQGLIGLMPEQGGDGPPALVQGAMADKSTALTALGGVLAALLARERDPEKRGQRVEIAMIDAYSAFALPESMMERSYPPLRNDVSVGKDFFRSWETADGHVVGLIIQDDQYAGLCRVINRPDLAVDSRFQKMIERFQNWRAMVPLIAEEILKIPTDEFLAKTRKEGAPFAPVNTIDDFLADPQAVHRKCVVRREDERFGTVQYLSPPVRFERTPASIQRHAPRLGEHTDEVLMELGVEAVAIAELKQAGAIR from the coding sequence ATGAGCAAAGACGGTTCATCGCAAGCAGCGCAGGGACCCTGCTCAGGCCTTCGCGTGCTCGACTTCACAACAGTGATTTCGGGTCCCATGTGCACCCAGTCCCTCGGCGATTTCGGGGCAGACGTGATCAAAGTGGAATCGCCCTCCGGCGATCCAAGTCGCCACAGTGGGGCGCCGTTTCGCGAGCCGGGATTTTCTGGCTTTCTTTCGCAGTTCAATCGCAACAAGCGAAGCATTGTGGTCGACCTCAAGAACGAACTCGGACGCGACATGATTCTCGACCTGTTGCCTCAGATCGATGTCGTGATCGAAAACTTCCGTCCCAGCGTGATGAATCGACTTGGACTCGGGTACGAGGTCATGTCGCGACTCAATCCGAGCCTCATCTACGTCGCCATCAGCGGTTTCGGTAGTGACGGACCCTACGCAGAATTGCCAGCCTACGACCAGGTACTCCAGGGTTTGATCGGCTTGATGCCTGAACAAGGCGGTGACGGTCCCCCCGCGCTAGTGCAGGGCGCAATGGCTGACAAGTCGACGGCACTCACGGCCTTGGGTGGTGTGCTCGCCGCGCTGTTGGCCCGGGAGCGCGATCCCGAAAAGCGCGGCCAGCGAGTCGAGATTGCGATGATCGACGCCTACAGTGCGTTTGCGCTCCCCGAATCCATGATGGAGCGTTCCTATCCGCCGCTGCGCAACGATGTCAGTGTGGGCAAGGACTTCTTCCGCAGTTGGGAAACCGCCGACGGGCACGTCGTGGGCCTGATCATTCAGGACGATCAGTATGCGGGGCTGTGCCGGGTCATCAATCGGCCGGACCTCGCCGTGGATTCGCGCTTCCAAAAGATGATCGAGCGTTTCCAGAATTGGCGCGCGATGGTGCCACTGATCGCTGAAGAGATCCTGAAGATTCCGACCGACGAGTTTCTCGCCAAGACCCGCAAGGAAGGAGCGCCCTTTGCGCCAGTCAATACGATTGACGACTTTCTCGCCGATCCCCAGGCCGTCCATCGCAAGTGCGTCGTTCGCCGCGAGGACGAGCGGTTCGGAACAGTGCAGTACCTCTCCCCGCCGGTCCGCTTCGAGCGCACCCCCGCTTCGATCCAACGACACGCTCCGCGCCTGGGCGAACACACGGACGAAGTGTTGATGGAACTCGGCGTCGAAGCCGTTGCGATCGCGGAACTGAAGCAAGCGGGCGCCATTCGCTGA
- a CDS encoding NAD(P)-dependent oxidoreductase has product MTLRVGFIGLGNQGLPIAGHLAPAGFETTVFDIVEAPVQELVAGGAKAAGSPREVGANAELVGICVPEDSHVIDVVLGEDGLLSGMKAGSVILIHSTVLPETANKVAMAASERDVAVLDACVTGGQARALTKQITYLVGGSDAAVEKARPYFEATSEVPIVHAGELGNGAKLKLCINLITYIQWSAAYESMALARAIGLPQEVLEEAGRSNGQITEMMLSFLAGHKIPEEARKSEGFQKLMRGHMKIAEKDLAWALQLARQAGVALPVGSLVSQSMARLYNVDDEWRR; this is encoded by the coding sequence ATGACGCTTCGAGTTGGCTTTATCGGGTTGGGCAACCAGGGTCTGCCGATTGCGGGGCATCTGGCCCCGGCAGGATTCGAGACGACGGTGTTCGACATCGTCGAAGCGCCGGTACAGGAGTTGGTCGCCGGTGGCGCGAAGGCGGCCGGATCGCCCCGGGAGGTGGGTGCCAATGCCGAGCTCGTCGGGATCTGTGTTCCCGAAGACTCCCACGTCATCGACGTCGTCCTCGGCGAAGATGGACTGTTGAGCGGGATGAAAGCGGGAAGCGTGATCTTGATTCATAGCACCGTGCTTCCAGAGACTGCCAACAAAGTTGCAATGGCGGCGTCCGAAAGAGACGTCGCGGTGTTGGATGCGTGCGTGACCGGCGGCCAGGCGCGCGCGCTGACCAAACAGATCACCTACCTGGTCGGCGGATCGGATGCCGCGGTCGAAAAAGCGCGCCCCTATTTCGAAGCCACGAGTGAAGTGCCAATCGTGCACGCGGGAGAACTCGGCAACGGCGCCAAGTTGAAGCTCTGCATCAATCTCATTACGTACATCCAATGGTCGGCCGCGTACGAGTCGATGGCCCTGGCGCGCGCGATCGGCCTGCCTCAGGAAGTTCTGGAGGAGGCGGGTCGTTCAAACGGCCAGATCACAGAAATGATGCTCTCCTTCCTCGCAGGACACAAAATTCCAGAAGAGGCGCGCAAGAGCGAGGGCTTCCAGAAATTGATGCGCGGCCATATGAAGATCGCCGAAAAGGATCTGGCATGGGCGCTACAGCTGGCTCGCCAGGCGGGGGTCGCATTGCCGGTGGGTTCGTTGGTTTCACAGTCGATGGCACGCCTGTACAACGTCGACGATGAGTGGCGCCGTTGA
- a CDS encoding glutathione S-transferase family protein — protein MTESIRPKMPMPNVNLYSQALNPFTEKVACALALKGVDYRRIEVSDAEEIKRLSPDKQTLPVLEVDGKRVSESGEILVWLEQLFPEPSLFSALPRIRRQQESLAIWSDASFAFYWNRWRTARDEHERKQARSSPGLLTRIHQRVEERMGIESEPANEVIPGTEIISEELSARLDDLVGFLGSRPYFYADQLSVADLAVFGMLLLMRDGPMAGSAVMLAERPTLVAHTVRLIELSRRGSEAGRKTLEA, from the coding sequence TTGACGGAATCAATTAGACCCAAGATGCCAATGCCCAACGTCAATCTCTATTCCCAGGCCCTGAACCCCTTCACCGAAAAAGTGGCGTGTGCGCTCGCGCTCAAGGGGGTGGACTATCGGCGCATCGAGGTCAGCGATGCCGAGGAAATCAAGCGGCTGAGCCCGGACAAGCAGACCCTGCCGGTACTCGAGGTGGACGGAAAGCGAGTCTCGGAATCGGGCGAAATTCTCGTCTGGCTCGAGCAGCTATTTCCAGAGCCCTCACTGTTCTCCGCACTGCCACGGATTCGTCGGCAACAGGAGAGCCTGGCCATCTGGTCCGACGCGAGCTTTGCTTTTTACTGGAACCGTTGGCGCACAGCGAGGGATGAACACGAGCGAAAGCAGGCTCGTTCCTCGCCGGGACTCCTGACCCGCATTCACCAGCGCGTCGAAGAGCGCATGGGAATCGAATCGGAGCCTGCAAACGAGGTCATTCCGGGGACCGAAATTATTTCGGAAGAGTTGTCTGCTCGCCTGGACGACCTGGTGGGCTTTCTCGGCAGCCGCCCCTATTTCTACGCCGATCAGCTCAGCGTTGCGGATCTCGCAGTATTTGGGATGCTGCTGTTGATGCGCGACGGCCCGATGGCGGGAAGTGCCGTAATGCTCGCGGAACGACCGACCCTGGTCGCGCACACGGTTCGACTGATTGAACTGAGCCGACGAGGCAGTGAGGCGGGACGAAAGACTTTGGAGGCCTGA
- a CDS encoding sulfatase-like hydrolase/transferase has product MSELVVAPGSTGRAMKWGAVGLFTLVLLVWLVSCTGTRVNILIVLIDDIGRENISSYGLGAPDAPPTPTISALAARGMRFDYFQANPICSPSRATLLTGKIPRHHGMTANAMTKRFDRTLADQPSFADVARDNGYYTFVLGKWHLAGDSAPMTHPLNYGFDYADVSRANLKSYYQWTSYRNGTAHEVDTYATTYVTDQAIDRVQSARGPWLGFVAYHAAHESFHDPPSELLSRPRPLLNNAERHRAMIEAMDTELERLLAALPANTLVFLLSDNGTPKAEDTFWGDGRTKGTPYQGGVTVPAIVFGPGVTVGSSDRLVGLIDIYATIAELVGSTQPIPANSRSLMSILGGEDQPLHRWMMVERHGYTKVSRAAWWGRCYKGITFIDPKFPVATDFALFDVCKDPDERNDLAPGLGADGGSSASPTRTAFLTTRHLLTQTLECVDFLDNDGDGSTDMRDAECQLEPWAPEGRQASRPADIPADIVE; this is encoded by the coding sequence ATGTCGGAGTTGGTGGTTGCGCCCGGTAGCACGGGACGCGCGATGAAGTGGGGCGCGGTCGGCCTGTTTACGCTTGTCTTGCTTGTATGGCTCGTGAGCTGCACGGGCACCCGGGTCAACATCCTGATCGTTTTGATCGACGACATCGGGCGCGAGAACATCTCATCCTATGGACTTGGGGCCCCTGATGCACCGCCAACGCCAACCATCTCAGCCTTGGCTGCCCGGGGAATGCGCTTCGACTACTTCCAGGCGAACCCGATCTGCAGCCCTTCCCGAGCAACCCTGCTAACTGGAAAAATACCGCGTCACCATGGCATGACGGCCAACGCCATGACCAAGAGATTCGATCGCACCCTGGCCGATCAACCGAGCTTTGCCGACGTGGCCCGGGACAATGGCTACTACACCTTCGTGCTTGGCAAGTGGCATCTGGCTGGCGATTCAGCCCCGATGACTCACCCGCTGAACTACGGATTCGACTACGCCGATGTCTCGCGCGCGAATCTGAAATCGTACTACCAATGGACGAGCTACCGAAACGGAACCGCGCACGAGGTCGATACATACGCCACGACCTACGTCACCGATCAAGCGATTGATCGCGTCCAGTCCGCGCGCGGACCCTGGCTGGGATTCGTTGCCTACCACGCGGCCCACGAATCCTTCCATGACCCTCCCAGCGAGCTGCTTTCGCGACCGCGCCCCCTGCTGAACAACGCCGAGCGCCATCGTGCGATGATCGAGGCCATGGACACCGAACTCGAACGGCTGCTCGCCGCGCTCCCAGCAAATACGCTCGTGTTCCTTCTGAGTGACAACGGTACGCCGAAGGCAGAGGACACCTTCTGGGGAGATGGACGAACCAAGGGGACCCCGTACCAGGGAGGCGTAACGGTTCCCGCGATCGTGTTTGGGCCGGGGGTCACAGTGGGGTCGAGTGATCGACTCGTGGGCTTGATCGACATCTACGCGACGATCGCCGAGTTGGTTGGCAGCACGCAGCCGATACCGGCGAACTCGCGTTCATTGATGAGCATTCTCGGCGGCGAAGATCAGCCACTGCATCGCTGGATGATGGTGGAGCGCCACGGCTATACCAAGGTATCGCGAGCAGCATGGTGGGGTCGCTGCTACAAGGGGATCACCTTTATCGATCCAAAATTTCCCGTCGCCACCGACTTTGCGCTCTTCGACGTGTGCAAGGACCCAGATGAGCGCAACGATTTGGCGCCCGGGCTGGGCGCCGATGGTGGAAGTTCGGCCAGTCCAACTCGAACGGCATTTCTGACGACTCGACATCTCTTGACCCAGACATTGGAATGTGTCGATTTCCTCGACAACGACGGCGACGGTTCGACGGATATGAGGGACGCCGAGTGCCAACTCGAGCCCTGGGCTCCCGAGGGTCGTCAGGCTTCACGTCCTGCCGATATTCCTGCCGATATAGTGGAGTAG